AAATGATTGGTCGATGCATTTTCGTTTTGGAGGCGTCTTTTGATCTCTGCAGCGAAGTCTTGAAGCAATCGTGTGTTCTCGATTCGCAAAGCCGAATCGCTGAAAAGACGCGACTCTTTGTACCAAGGCGATTTCAGTTCTCCGCGTCGGTGGGATGTTGGGATCCAGACGTCACATTGACCGTAGTGAACATTGTCAATGTTCGTTGAACCTTCGATTTCAAAAACGTGGCCGTCTTTTTCGAAGAGTTGGCGGTTGGTTCCAAACCAAACAGGGAAAAGTGTGCCAGTCAGGCTATCAGCTTGTTTGCCGGTTGGCATTTCGAGATAAAAATCCGGTTCGGCAACAGGATCACTGCCTGCGATCATCCTAGGAGCCTCCCGATCAGACTGGTCGATCATCACATCGTTGACGATGATCGTTCTCTCTTCGGTGAGTCGCGATTCTTGCTTCCCATCGGTCGCAGTGTCCGCGATGGTCGGAAGCACAATGTCCCAGGGTGCGATTTCAAATAGGTATCGGTGTGATTCGGGAATCGTCCTGTCTAGGTGAATTGTGATTTCTGCTGGGGTAGCACGATGAATCGCGTGACAAGCTGGTTGTCCGATGACTTGCACAATGAGTTCTGTCCATGCTGCAAGGACGCCGGATTGGCTTGCCGTTTCAGTTTCAAGCTTTTCCGTCAGATCAATCGCATGTTGTAGAGTCGGTTCCACTCGGTTCCATTCGTTCGAATGCGATGCATAAGTCAGCCCTTGCGACAGTAGACGGAATTCGAGCGTGCCGTCGTGGTATTTAAAATACAGTTCGAAAGCGGTATACATTCGCGGTATTGGCTCGCAGTGACGGTGCTTTCGTTTGCATCGTTGAAGGTTGAAAACGAAAGTCAATTTTGGAAACGATGGCAAAGCTTCCTGCATACGAGAACGTTGAGTTCACCGCAGTTCAGATCGATCCTGCTAACGCCAACGTGAGTTGGCAGCAGGTTCAGGAAGCAACGAACGGCATCTTAACGGATTGGGGAATCACGCTGCTGCGAAAAGGATTGGATCCTTTTGTGAAGACTGTGCTTGTAGAAACCCCGTATGTCTGTGAAGACTATCGAAGTTTGCATCGGAATTTTTACGGTCGAAAGTTTCGAGAGAGATCCAGCAAGTGCGTCCGACTGCATTTCTTTGACGATCGTCTCGATCAAAGTCAGATGTTGATGGAAGGCTCCGCTGAAAACTACATCGGTAGCTCTGTCGTTGAGCCACTTGTCAAGCGATGTATCGGGCGTACCGTTCTTGATCCGGCCAAGCTTGGCTACGATGCGAAGAATGTGCATTTGTTGGGGACAACGTTTCACAACCGGCTTGGTGGTTTGCGGTATGAGTGCCGGGGATTTCCGTACCGCACGCAAAACGACGAAGCGACGGTTTGCGCACACGTGACGATGTGGGCAGTCTGCCGTTATCTGTCAACAAAGTTTCAGCATTATCGAAAGCAGTTGCCATTCGATTTAGTCGAGATGGCCGATCGACGCAGCGGGCGCGTCATCCCGCACCATGGTCTGACGTATGCGGACTATTCGGAGATGCTTGATCGGTTCGGTTGCCATCCGGTTATCCTGGCAAATCACGGTTACGGCAGCAGTCCATTTTCGATGACGCAGCCGACGCTGAGTGACCAAGCCGCGTTCGTAGATTTCCTTCGCGATCTGTATAGCTATG
This genomic interval from Stieleria sp. JC731 contains the following:
- a CDS encoding alpha/beta hydrolase, producing MYTAFELYFKYHDGTLEFRLLSQGLTYASHSNEWNRVEPTLQHAIDLTEKLETETASQSGVLAAWTELIVQVIGQPACHAIHRATPAEITIHLDRTIPESHRYLFEIAPWDIVLPTIADTATDGKQESRLTEERTIIVNDVMIDQSDREAPRMIAGSDPVAEPDFYLEMPTGKQADSLTGTLFPVWFGTNRQLFEKDGHVFEIEGSTNIDNVHYGQCDVWIPTSHRRGELKSPWYKESRLFSDSALRIENTRLLQDFAAEIKRRLQNENASTNHLLFIHGFNNSFADAILRAGQLGFDLGIDGATIAFSWPSRNLFPFISRYNGDGEVISGSRKALEQVCERLQKLEGTLHVIAHSMGNRGLLQAWKKAFEKIASCKNLDIGQIVFAAPDVFQQTFKDETEGIEQFCKRATLYASKKDRALGFSRLLSHTPRAGLLPPPMVIPNLDTIEVPFNADLLGHTYFANTIPVLDDLAALIEDNCDPGSTRRAKLTRPNENSHWTFQF